A stretch of Pseudomonas taetrolens DNA encodes these proteins:
- a CDS encoding peptide chain release factor 3: MTNQAAEVAKRRTFAIISHPDAGKTTITEKLLLMGKAIAVAGTVKSRKSDRHATSDWMEMEKQRGISITTSVMQFPYRDHMINLLDTPGHEDFSEDTYRTLTAVDSALMVLDGGKGVEPRTIALMDVCRLRDTPIVSFINKLDRDIRDPIELLDEIEAVLKIKAAPITWPIGCYRDFKGVYHLADDYIIVYTAGHGHERTEVRIIEKLDSDEARAHLGDEYDRFVDQLELVQGACHEFNQQEFLDGQLTPVFFGTALGNFGVDHVLDAVVNWAPKPLARVANERTVEPVEEKFTGFVFKIQANMDPKHRDRIAFMRICSGKYEKGMKMRHVRTGKDVRIGDALTFFSSEREQLEEAFAGDIIGLHNHGTIQIGDTFSEGESLSFTGIPHFAPELFRRVRLRDPLKSKQLRQGLQQLAEEGATQVFFPERSNDIILGAVGVLQFDVVASRLKEEYKVECSYEPITVYSARWIDCADKKKLEEFQIKAVENLAIDGGGHLTYLAPTRVNLALMEERWPDVQFRATREHH, translated from the coding sequence ATGACCAACCAGGCCGCCGAAGTCGCGAAACGCCGCACTTTCGCCATTATTTCCCACCCCGATGCGGGTAAAACCACCATCACCGAAAAGCTCTTGCTGATGGGGAAGGCGATTGCTGTCGCCGGTACGGTGAAATCGCGAAAGTCCGACCGCCATGCCACCTCCGACTGGATGGAAATGGAGAAACAACGGGGTATTTCGATTACCACGTCGGTCATGCAGTTCCCGTATCGCGACCACATGATCAACCTGCTCGACACCCCGGGCCACGAAGACTTCTCGGAAGATACCTACCGTACGCTGACAGCGGTGGACTCTGCGCTGATGGTGCTCGACGGCGGTAAAGGCGTTGAGCCACGCACCATCGCCCTGATGGACGTATGTCGCCTGCGCGACACGCCGATCGTGAGCTTCATCAACAAACTCGACCGCGACATTCGCGACCCGATCGAGTTGCTGGATGAAATCGAAGCCGTTCTGAAAATCAAGGCTGCGCCGATCACCTGGCCGATTGGTTGCTACCGTGACTTCAAGGGTGTCTACCACCTCGCTGACGACTACATCATCGTCTACACCGCCGGTCACGGCCACGAGCGCACCGAGGTCAGAATCATCGAGAAGCTCGACTCCGACGAAGCTCGCGCCCATTTGGGTGACGAGTACGACCGGTTTGTCGACCAACTGGAACTGGTTCAGGGTGCTTGCCATGAATTCAACCAGCAGGAATTTCTCGACGGCCAGCTGACGCCTGTGTTCTTCGGTACGGCGTTGGGCAACTTTGGTGTCGATCACGTGCTGGACGCTGTGGTCAATTGGGCGCCGAAGCCTTTGGCCCGGGTGGCCAACGAGCGCACGGTCGAGCCGGTCGAAGAGAAATTTACCGGTTTCGTGTTCAAGATCCAGGCGAACATGGACCCGAAGCACCGCGATCGCATCGCTTTCATGCGCATTTGCTCGGGCAAATACGAGAAAGGCATGAAAATGCGCCACGTGCGCACAGGCAAAGATGTTCGCATCGGCGATGCGCTGACGTTCTTCTCCTCGGAGCGTGAGCAACTTGAAGAAGCCTTCGCGGGCGACATCATCGGCTTGCACAACCACGGTACGATCCAGATCGGCGACACCTTCAGCGAAGGCGAAAGCCTGAGCTTCACCGGTATCCCGCACTTCGCCCCGGAACTGTTCCGTCGCGTACGCCTGCGTGATCCGCTCAAGTCCAAGCAATTGCGCCAGGGCTTGCAGCAACTGGCCGAAGAGGGCGCCACTCAGGTGTTCTTCCCGGAGCGCAGCAACGACATCATCCTGGGTGCCGTCGGTGTCCTGCAGTTCGACGTGGTCGCCAGCCGTTTGAAAGAAGAATACAAAGTGGAATGCTCCTACGAGCCTATCACTGTGTATTCGGCTCGCTGGATCGACTGCGCCGATAAGAAGAAGCTCGAAGAGTTCCAGATCAAAGCGGTGGAAAACCTCGCCATCGACGGCGGCGGCCACCTGACCTACCTCGCTCCGACGCGGGTCAACCTGGCACTGATGGAAGAGCGCTGGCCCGATGTGCAATTCCGCGCCACGCGTGAGCATCACTAA
- a CDS encoding peptide ABC transporter ATP-binding protein, with protein MTVVLTARDLTRHYEVSRGLFKGHALVRALNGVSFELEAGKTLAVVGESGCGKSTLARALTLIEEPSSGSLKIAGQEVAGADKAQRKQLRKDVQMVFQSPYASLNPRQKVGDQLAEPLLINTRLSASERREKVQAMMKQVGLRPEHYQRYPHMFSGGQRQRIALARAMMLQPKVLVADEPTSALDVSIQAQVLNLFMDLQQEFNTAYVFISHNLAVVRHVADTVLVMYLGRPVEMGPKEEIYTRPLHPYTQALLSATPTIHPDPDKPKIKIVGELPNPLNPPSGCAFHKRCPYATELCSTDEPLLRLLDNRQVACHHAEQFL; from the coding sequence ATGACTGTCGTTCTTACTGCCCGCGACCTAACCCGTCATTACGAAGTGTCCCGTGGCTTGTTCAAGGGCCATGCACTGGTGCGCGCGCTCAACGGTGTGTCGTTTGAACTCGAGGCGGGTAAAACCCTGGCCGTGGTGGGCGAGTCAGGCTGTGGAAAATCGACCCTGGCCCGCGCCCTGACCCTGATCGAAGAGCCCTCGTCCGGTTCGTTGAAAATTGCCGGCCAGGAAGTCGCCGGGGCTGACAAGGCCCAGCGCAAGCAACTGCGCAAAGATGTGCAGATGGTGTTCCAGAGCCCTTATGCCTCGCTCAACCCTCGGCAGAAAGTCGGTGATCAACTGGCCGAGCCGCTGCTGATCAATACCCGGTTGAGCGCCAGCGAACGCCGTGAAAAAGTCCAGGCCATGATGAAGCAGGTGGGCTTGCGCCCTGAGCATTACCAGCGCTACCCGCACATGTTCTCCGGTGGTCAGCGCCAGCGGATCGCCCTGGCCCGAGCCATGATGTTGCAACCCAAGGTGCTGGTGGCCGACGAACCGACCTCGGCGCTGGATGTATCGATCCAGGCCCAGGTACTCAACCTGTTCATGGACTTGCAGCAAGAGTTCAACACCGCCTACGTGTTCATCTCGCACAACCTGGCGGTGGTGCGACATGTGGCCGATACGGTCCTGGTCATGTACCTCGGCCGCCCGGTAGAAATGGGGCCCAAGGAAGAGATCTACACCCGGCCGCTGCACCCTTATACCCAGGCATTGCTGTCGGCCACACCCACCATCCACCCGGATCCGGACAAACCGAAGATCAAGATCGTCGGCGAACTGCCCAACCCGCTGAACCCGCCATCAGGCTGCGCCTTCCACAAACGCTGTCCGTACGCGACCGAACTGTGCAGCACCGACGAACCGCTCCTGCGCCTGCTGGACAACCGCCAGGTTGCCTGCCATCACGCGGAGCAATTCCTCTAG
- a CDS encoding type III PLP-dependent enzyme, producing the protein MPIQVEDYYARDTFQKMKAFADTQETPFVVIDTAMISQAYDDLRAGFEFAKVYYAVKANPAVEIIDLLKDKGSSFDIASIYELDKVMDRGVSADRISYGNTIKKSKDIRYFYEKGVRLFSTDSEADLRNIAKAAPGSKVYVRILTEGSTTADWPLSRKFGCQTDMAMDLLILARDLGLVPYGISFHVGSQQRDISVWDAAIAKVKVIFERLKEEDGIVLKLINMGGGFPANYITRTNSLETYAEEIIRFLKEDFGDELPEIILEPGRSLIANAGILVSEVVLVARKSRTAVERWVYTDVGKFSGLIETMDESIKFPIWTEKKGEMEEVVIAGPTCDSADIMYENYKYGLPLNLAIGDRLYWLSTGAYTTSYSAVEFNGFPPLKSFYL; encoded by the coding sequence ATGCCGATCCAGGTCGAAGACTATTACGCGCGCGATACCTTCCAGAAAATGAAGGCTTTCGCTGACACCCAGGAAACCCCGTTCGTGGTGATCGACACCGCCATGATCAGCCAGGCCTATGATGACCTGCGCGCCGGCTTCGAATTTGCCAAGGTCTACTACGCCGTCAAGGCCAACCCTGCCGTCGAGATTATCGACCTGTTGAAAGACAAGGGTTCGAGCTTCGACATCGCCTCGATCTACGAGCTGGACAAGGTCATGGACCGTGGTGTCAGCGCCGACCGCATCAGCTACGGCAACACCATCAAAAAATCCAAGGACATCCGCTACTTCTACGAGAAGGGCGTGCGTCTGTTCTCCACAGACTCCGAAGCCGACTTGCGCAATATCGCCAAGGCTGCCCCGGGTTCGAAAGTGTATGTGCGTATTCTGACTGAAGGCTCGACCACCGCTGACTGGCCCCTGTCACGCAAATTCGGCTGCCAGACCGACATGGCCATGGACCTGCTGATTCTGGCTCGTGACCTGGGCCTGGTGCCTTATGGCATTTCGTTCCACGTCGGCTCCCAACAGCGTGATATCAGCGTATGGGATGCAGCCATCGCCAAGGTCAAAGTGATCTTCGAGCGCCTGAAAGAAGAAGACGGCATCGTCCTCAAGCTGATCAACATGGGTGGCGGCTTCCCGGCCAACTACATCACCCGTACCAACAGCCTGGAAACCTACGCCGAAGAAATCATCCGCTTCCTGAAGGAAGATTTCGGTGACGAGTTGCCGGAAATCATTCTGGAGCCGGGCCGTTCGTTGATCGCCAACGCCGGGATTCTGGTGAGTGAAGTGGTATTGGTCGCCCGTAAATCCCGCACCGCCGTCGAGCGTTGGGTATACACCGATGTGGGCAAATTCTCGGGGCTGATCGAAACCATGGACGAATCCATCAAGTTCCCGATCTGGACCGAGAAAAAGGGCGAGATGGAAGAAGTCGTGATCGCCGGCCCAACCTGTGACAGCGCCGACATCATGTACGAAAACTACAAGTACGGTCTGCCGCTGAACCTGGCCATTGGCGATCGCCTGTACTGGCTGTCGACCGGTGCCTATACCACCAGCTACAGCGCAGTTGAGTTCAATGGCTTCCCGCCACTGAAGTCGTTCTACCTGTAA
- a CDS encoding ABC transporter permease, producing MEFLNAFSHMDWSLVLHLTWQHITLVGIAVTLAIVVGVPLGVLMTRLPSLAGPMQASATVLLTVPSIALFGLLLPFYSKFGQGLGPMPAITAVLLYSLLPIMRNTFLALTGVEPGIREAARGIGMTFSQRLRMVELPIAVPVILAGVRTAVVMNIGVMTIAATIGAGGLGVLILAAISRSDMSMLIVGAVLVSVLAIIADLFLQWLQRMLTPKGLLK from the coding sequence ATGGAATTTCTGAACGCCTTTTCCCATATGGACTGGTCACTGGTTCTGCACCTGACCTGGCAGCACATCACGCTGGTCGGGATCGCCGTGACCCTGGCGATTGTGGTCGGGGTGCCGCTGGGGGTGCTGATGACCCGTCTCCCGAGCCTGGCCGGCCCGATGCAGGCCAGCGCCACAGTATTGCTGACCGTCCCGTCCATCGCCCTGTTTGGCCTGCTGCTGCCGTTCTACTCCAAGTTCGGCCAGGGACTGGGGCCGATGCCGGCAATCACCGCCGTGCTCCTCTATTCATTGTTACCGATCATGCGCAATACCTTCCTCGCCCTCACCGGCGTGGAACCGGGTATTCGTGAAGCCGCCCGCGGCATCGGCATGACCTTCAGCCAGCGCTTGCGCATGGTTGAGCTGCCCATCGCAGTGCCGGTGATCCTGGCCGGTGTGCGCACCGCCGTGGTGATGAACATTGGTGTCATGACCATCGCCGCCACCATCGGCGCCGGTGGCCTGGGTGTACTTATTCTTGCTGCAATCAGCCGTAGCGACATGTCGATGCTAATCGTGGGTGCCGTACTGGTCAGTGTTCTGGCCATTATCGCTGACCTGTTTTTGCAATGGTTGCAACGCATGCTGACTCCAAAAGGACTACTCAAATGA
- a CDS encoding tetratricopeptide repeat protein → MSFQLRREEVLDGEQLTAMLSENPARAAQAILMAAKQGIVEGQALLGQILLDGQGIARDPALARRWFQIAADAGHLMARNMLGRCWEHGWGGAVNLTRAAQEYRQAAGQGQEWALYNYANLLATGRGVAEDQVGALACYRQAADLGHAKSMNLVGRYLEEGVHCPQDKDAACLWYKHSAEAGDFRGQFSHASVLAESGNIEQALVWFGRALEGGNLKFLEVAQGTLLAAQHPQVRALADNYARRAAQLTV, encoded by the coding sequence ATGAGCTTTCAGTTACGCCGTGAAGAAGTGCTCGACGGTGAGCAACTGACCGCCATGCTGAGTGAAAACCCGGCCCGGGCGGCGCAGGCGATTCTGATGGCCGCCAAACAGGGGATTGTCGAGGGGCAGGCCCTGCTGGGGCAAATCCTGCTGGACGGGCAGGGTATCGCGCGCGATCCGGCCCTGGCCCGACGCTGGTTCCAGATTGCAGCCGATGCCGGTCACCTGATGGCGCGCAACATGCTGGGTCGTTGCTGGGAGCACGGCTGGGGCGGGGCGGTGAACTTGACCCGGGCTGCGCAGGAGTATCGCCAGGCGGCCGGGCAAGGCCAGGAGTGGGCGCTCTACAACTATGCCAACCTGCTGGCGACGGGACGCGGTGTGGCTGAGGATCAGGTGGGGGCCTTGGCGTGTTATCGCCAGGCGGCTGATTTGGGGCACGCCAAGTCGATGAACCTGGTGGGGCGTTATCTTGAGGAGGGCGTTCATTGCCCCCAGGATAAAGACGCTGCCTGCCTCTGGTACAAACACTCCGCTGAGGCCGGCGATTTTCGCGGGCAATTCAGCCATGCCTCTGTACTGGCAGAGTCCGGCAATATCGAGCAGGCGTTGGTCTGGTTCGGGCGGGCGCTGGAGGGCGGTAACCTCAAGTTTCTTGAGGTGGCACAGGGCACATTGCTGGCAGCGCAACATCCGCAGGTGCGGGCTCTGGCTGATAACTATGCACGGCGAGCGGCTCAGCTGACGGTGTAA
- a CDS encoding glycine betaine ABC transporter substrate-binding protein, with product MKKISLFLGCILLFAGIAQAAEKPLIRIGARVFTEQTLLAEITSQYLNSRGYKTQVTGGLGSSLARSAQESGQLDLLWEYTGVSLVAYNHVTEKLDSQQSYDRVKELDEKKGLIWLHPSRFSNTYALALPQNVAEQYPDINTISDLNKALRDPENKGALMALDTEFANRSDGLLGMVKLYDMDLTRKNIRQMDAGLVYTALKNGQVFAGLVYTTDGRLSAFKLKLLSDDLHYFPDYTAAPVVSKAYLDAHPDLAALLKPLADLFDDETMRQLNARVDVNHESPSRVAADFLRQHPLPSIN from the coding sequence ATGAAAAAAATTAGCTTGTTTTTAGGCTGCATCCTGCTGTTCGCAGGCATTGCCCAAGCCGCTGAAAAACCCTTGATCCGGATTGGCGCACGAGTGTTTACCGAGCAGACCCTGCTCGCCGAAATCACCTCGCAATACCTCAACAGCAGGGGCTACAAAACGCAGGTTACCGGCGGGCTTGGCAGCAGTCTGGCACGCAGTGCCCAGGAGTCCGGGCAACTGGATCTGCTCTGGGAATACACCGGCGTCTCGCTGGTGGCATACAACCATGTCACCGAGAAACTCGACAGCCAACAATCCTACGACCGAGTTAAAGAACTCGATGAAAAAAAGGGACTCATCTGGCTGCACCCGTCCAGATTCAGCAACACCTACGCCCTGGCACTGCCGCAGAACGTGGCCGAGCAATATCCTGATATCAACACCATCAGCGATTTGAACAAGGCGCTGCGCGATCCTGAAAATAAGGGTGCGCTCATGGCACTGGATACCGAGTTTGCCAATCGTTCAGATGGCTTGCTGGGCATGGTCAAGCTGTATGACATGGACCTGACCCGCAAGAACATCCGCCAGATGGACGCCGGGCTGGTCTACACCGCGCTGAAAAACGGCCAGGTATTTGCCGGACTCGTCTACACCACCGATGGCCGCCTGAGCGCCTTCAAACTCAAGCTGCTCAGTGACGACCTGCATTACTTCCCGGACTACACCGCCGCTCCCGTCGTAAGCAAGGCCTATCTGGACGCCCATCCGGACCTGGCAGCCCTGCTCAAACCGCTGGCCGATCTGTTTGACGATGAGACCATGCGCCAGTTGAACGCCCGGGTCGACGTAAACCACGAAAGCCCGTCCAGGGTGGCCGCAGACTTCCTGCGCCAGCATCCACTGCCTTCTATTAACTGA
- a CDS encoding ABC transporter ATP-binding protein: MSLLEIKNLNVRFGDAKAVPVVDGLSLSVDKGEVLAIVGESGSGKSVTMMALMGLIEHPGIVTADALNFDGKNMLTLSARQRRQIVGKDMAMVFQDPMTALNPSYTVGFQIEEVLRLHLKMSGKAARKRAIELLEKVEIPGAASRMNAYPHQLSGGMSQRVAIAMAIAGEPKLLIADEPTTALDVTIQAQIMDLLLNLQREQNMGLVLITHDLAVVAETAQRVCVMYAGQAVEVGHVPGLFDVPAHPYSEALLAAIPEHSMGAARLSTLPGIVPGRYDRPNGCLLSPRCPYVQDTCRQQRPSLEPKAHSQARCFFPLNQEVA; this comes from the coding sequence ATGTCACTGCTAGAAATCAAGAATCTCAACGTCCGTTTTGGTGACGCCAAGGCCGTACCGGTGGTCGACGGGCTCAGTCTGTCTGTGGATAAAGGCGAAGTCCTAGCCATTGTTGGTGAATCGGGGTCCGGCAAATCCGTGACCATGATGGCGCTGATGGGCCTGATCGAGCATCCCGGCATCGTCACCGCCGATGCACTGAACTTCGACGGCAAAAACATGCTGACCCTCAGCGCCCGTCAACGCCGGCAAATCGTCGGCAAAGACATGGCCATGGTGTTCCAGGACCCGATGACCGCGCTCAACCCCAGTTACACCGTGGGGTTCCAGATCGAAGAAGTGCTGCGCCTGCACCTGAAAATGTCCGGCAAGGCCGCGCGCAAGCGAGCCATTGAATTGCTGGAAAAAGTCGAAATCCCCGGCGCCGCCAGCCGTATGAACGCTTACCCGCACCAACTCTCGGGCGGCATGAGCCAGCGTGTAGCGATTGCCATGGCCATCGCCGGTGAACCCAAGCTGTTGATTGCCGACGAACCGACCACCGCACTGGACGTGACCATTCAGGCCCAGATCATGGACTTGCTGCTCAACCTGCAGCGCGAACAGAACATGGGCCTGGTGCTGATCACCCACGACCTTGCCGTCGTGGCCGAAACCGCACAAAGGGTGTGTGTCATGTACGCCGGTCAGGCGGTCGAGGTTGGTCACGTGCCGGGCCTGTTCGATGTCCCCGCACACCCGTACAGCGAAGCCCTGCTGGCAGCCATCCCTGAACACAGCATGGGCGCAGCTCGCCTGTCGACCTTGCCGGGCATCGTGCCCGGGCGCTACGACCGGCCTAACGGTTGCCTGCTGTCACCGCGCTGCCCGTACGTACAAGACACCTGCCGCCAACAACGTCCGTCGCTGGAGCCCAAGGCTCACAGCCAGGCCCGCTGCTTCTTCCCCTTGAATCAGGAGGTGGCGTAA
- a CDS encoding ABC transporter permease — protein sequence MGCVAVVALLALLVHWIGISTIEHYQDDLLFYLQAHLYLVLASMLAALVIGIPAGIFLSRPGMAGRAERFMQVFNIGNTVPPLAVLAIALGFLGIGSGPAIFALFLASLLPIVRNTYEGLKNVQGSLKEAAVGIGMTPRQVLWRVELPNAVPIIMGGVRVALAINVGTAPLAFLIGANSLGSLIFPGIALNNQPQLILGAACTALLALLLDGLVILISRRWLERGLRPA from the coding sequence ATGGGATGTGTGGCAGTTGTCGCCCTCCTCGCCCTGTTGGTCCATTGGATCGGCATCAGCACTATCGAACACTATCAAGATGATCTGTTGTTCTACCTGCAAGCCCATCTGTACCTCGTACTCGCTTCAATGCTCGCCGCCCTTGTAATCGGGATCCCCGCCGGCATTTTCCTCAGCCGACCCGGAATGGCCGGACGTGCGGAACGCTTCATGCAAGTCTTCAACATCGGCAACACCGTTCCACCGCTCGCGGTACTGGCCATTGCGCTTGGTTTTCTCGGAATCGGTAGTGGTCCCGCCATCTTCGCCCTGTTTCTTGCCTCGTTGCTGCCCATCGTGCGCAACACCTACGAAGGCCTGAAAAACGTACAGGGATCGCTCAAAGAAGCTGCCGTCGGCATCGGCATGACACCGCGCCAAGTGCTTTGGCGGGTCGAACTGCCCAACGCCGTGCCCATCATCATGGGCGGTGTACGGGTCGCACTGGCGATCAACGTCGGTACCGCCCCCCTGGCGTTCCTGATTGGCGCCAACAGCCTGGGCAGCCTGATTTTCCCTGGCATCGCCCTCAACAATCAGCCGCAACTGATCCTCGGCGCCGCCTGCACCGCGCTGCTGGCATTGCTGCTCGATGGCCTGGTGATACTCATCAGCCGCCGCTGGCTGGAACGCGGTCTGCGACCTGCATAA
- a CDS encoding osmoprotectant ABC transporter ATP-binding protein OsmV: MIELQNLSKTFQSNGKDVKAVDSVSLTVNEGEICVFLGPSGCGKSTTLKMINRLIKPTSGKILINGEDTTDLDPVTLRRNIGYVIQQIGLFPNMTIEENITIVPRLLGWDKQKCHDRARELMSMIKLEPKQYLNRYPRELSGGQQQRIGVIRALAADAPLLLMDEPFGAVDPINREMIQNEFFEMQRALNKTVIMVSHDIDEAIKLGDKIAIFRGGKLLQMDHPDTLLAHPADDFVSNFVGQDSTLKRLLLVKAEDAADNAPSVSPETPVADALELMDELDRRYVVVTCADNKALGYVRRRDLHRQTGTCGQYLREFNATAAFDEHLRILLSRMYEFNRSWLPVMDAERVFLGEVTQESIAAYLSSGRSRGAKTSIVSPAETAIA; the protein is encoded by the coding sequence ATGATCGAACTTCAAAACCTCAGCAAGACCTTCCAAAGCAACGGCAAAGACGTGAAAGCCGTGGACTCGGTAAGCCTGACCGTCAACGAAGGCGAAATCTGCGTATTCCTGGGGCCTTCGGGTTGCGGTAAAAGCACCACGCTGAAAATGATCAACCGCCTGATCAAGCCGACCTCCGGCAAGATCCTGATCAACGGCGAAGACACCACCGACCTCGATCCGGTGACCCTGCGTCGCAACATCGGTTATGTGATCCAGCAGATCGGCCTGTTCCCGAACATGACCATCGAGGAGAACATCACCATTGTTCCGCGCTTGCTGGGCTGGGATAAACAGAAGTGCCACGATCGCGCCCGTGAACTGATGAGCATGATCAAGCTTGAACCCAAGCAGTACCTCAACCGCTACCCCCGTGAACTGTCGGGCGGTCAGCAACAGCGGATCGGCGTGATTCGTGCGCTGGCGGCAGATGCACCGCTGCTATTAATGGATGAACCGTTCGGCGCGGTCGACCCGATCAACCGCGAGATGATCCAGAACGAGTTTTTCGAGATGCAGCGTGCGCTGAACAAGACCGTGATCATGGTCAGCCACGACATCGACGAGGCAATCAAGCTGGGCGATAAAATCGCCATCTTCCGTGGCGGCAAGCTGCTGCAAATGGATCATCCCGATACCTTGCTTGCCCACCCGGCCGATGACTTTGTCAGCAACTTTGTTGGCCAGGACAGCACGCTCAAGCGCCTGTTGCTGGTCAAGGCCGAAGACGCGGCGGATAACGCACCGTCTGTCAGCCCTGAAACCCCGGTAGCCGATGCATTGGAGCTGATGGACGAACTCGACCGCCGCTATGTGGTTGTGACCTGCGCCGATAACAAAGCATTGGGTTACGTCCGTCGTCGTGACCTGCACCGCCAGACCGGGACGTGCGGCCAGTATCTGCGCGAGTTCAATGCCACGGCAGCGTTCGATGAACACTTGCGTATCCTGTTGTCGCGCATGTACGAGTTCAATCGCTCATGGCTGCCGGTGATGGACGCCGAGCGCGTGTTCCTGGGCGAAGTGACCCAGGAATCGATTGCGGCGTACCTCAGCTCCGGTCGCTCCCGCGGCGCCAAGACCAGCATTGTTTCCCCCGCAGAAACAGCAATCGCCTGA
- a CDS encoding ABC transporter permease subunit, with translation MSTPTPVTAVDQSLLYPSPYKEFWQAFSKNKGAVAGLMFMCVIVFCAIFAPWVAPHNPSEQYRDFLLTPPVWLEGGQWQFLLGTDELGRDLLSRLIEGSRLSLLIGLSSVVISLIPGVILGLFAGFFPRILGPGIMRLMDIMLALPSLLLAVAIVAILGPGLINTVIAIAVVSLPSYVRLTRAAVMGELNRDYVTAARLAGAGLPRLMFVTVLPNCMAPLIVQATLSFSSAILDAAALGFLGLGVQPPTPEWGTMLASARDYIERAWWVVSLPGLTILLSVLAINLMGDGLRDALDPKLKNAA, from the coding sequence ATGAGCACACCTACTCCTGTTACAGCCGTGGATCAAAGCCTGCTTTATCCATCGCCCTACAAAGAATTCTGGCAAGCGTTCTCCAAGAACAAGGGCGCCGTTGCCGGCCTGATGTTCATGTGCGTGATCGTGTTCTGCGCGATTTTTGCGCCGTGGGTCGCACCGCACAATCCCAGCGAGCAATACCGCGACTTTCTGTTGACGCCGCCGGTCTGGCTTGAGGGCGGTCAATGGCAATTTCTGCTCGGCACTGACGAGTTGGGCCGCGACCTGCTGTCGCGTCTGATCGAAGGCTCCCGCCTGTCGCTGCTGATCGGTTTGTCTTCGGTGGTCATTTCACTGATTCCAGGGGTGATCCTGGGGCTGTTTGCCGGGTTTTTCCCGCGCATCCTCGGCCCGGGCATCATGCGTTTGATGGACATCATGCTGGCCCTGCCTTCGCTGCTGCTGGCTGTTGCCATTGTCGCCATCCTCGGCCCTGGCCTGATCAATACCGTGATCGCCATTGCCGTAGTGTCCTTGCCGTCCTACGTGCGCCTGACCCGGGCTGCCGTGATGGGCGAACTGAACCGTGACTACGTGACGGCTGCCCGTCTGGCCGGTGCTGGCCTGCCACGCCTGATGTTCGTCACCGTGCTGCCGAACTGCATGGCACCGCTGATCGTCCAGGCCACCTTGAGTTTCTCTTCGGCGATTCTCGATGCCGCAGCACTGGGCTTCCTGGGCCTTGGCGTACAGCCGCCCACGCCTGAGTGGGGCACCATGCTGGCCTCGGCCCGTGACTACATCGAACGCGCCTGGTGGGTCGTGAGCCTGCCCGGTCTGACCATTTTGCTCAGCGTGCTGGCAATCAACCTGATGGGCGACGGCCTGCGCGATGCGCTGGACCCGAAACTCAAGAATGCCGCCTGA